From the Vanacampus margaritifer isolate UIUO_Vmar chromosome 14, RoL_Vmar_1.0, whole genome shotgun sequence genome, the window AACATTCCTTGCGAATAAAGCATGCGcaaaacacaaaccaaagttccCAAATACATGTTTACATCATTACATGACAAAATATTCGGGATTTTGAGCATGTTTACATAAACtatcaaaaccaaaaaaatggtcaattTTGAGTTATtggctgcatgtaaacataatcAATGTTGGGTTTGCATTTGGTACTTACACTAGGACTCTCTTGCAGTGCCAGGTATGTGGCCTCTCACATCTCAATGATAGAAACCATCCGTGTGAAAGATCGTGCAGTTACGGCAAAATCCCGCTTTCGCAGGATTCTGCATGAAACAATTTTGCCCCATCTCCGTTTGAAAGAACCTTGTTCAATTGAGAAAAAGGCTGTGTGTAAAAGGGGCTATGAATGACTGCTTGGCGAGACGCTGTGTATTAGGCATCAGGCCAAAGTTCTAAAATTTAAATTAGCTTAGCACTGATGGGATCAACTGTGAATTTATTCAACATGAGAAACGCCTTCATTCTCAGTCCAAAACAACAATATcattaaataatgtaatatgGCAGACATTAGTGCCTACACTGGAATTGTTTTTCTCatgattatactgtatatacattgtGGGAATTGTGGGTGGGGAGGTGATCTGCAGAGGAGTTGTTGTTTTGAAACATCACCAGACCGCTTAATCCATTTAATCTCTGATGTTACGCCCTCTTTTGTCTCCAATTTCTGACTTCTGTCTGTGCAAGAAAAGGACTAGACAACATGAGAAATACTACAAGATGACCATGGCAACTATTGTCAGCCACTTTTAATTTGGACCAAATTGTTTTTTAGCTCGTAtgggcaccaaaaaaaaaaagagatataaTCTCAAACCATGTTCTCACCAGATCTGATCCCGACTGCCTtttcatttggtaataatttgaatatcaaataaaaaaatcttacataATACTTTAATAAAATTTGCATTAGCCACATTATCATGAGTGGGTTAAGTCAACATTTATTGAGTGAAACATTAATACAAGTTGACTTAAACATTATATTTGCACATACTTAAGGTGCACTACGGTAAACTTTGCTACCTCAAGAAATAAATATCTCAGTATTCTTTTGTAAAACGCTTAGTTAGCTGCCCTTTTCAACTACTAGTCTAATAACATAAGCACAGTATTAGAATGCACAGCTATGTTAGATTATATTTCAAAAGATTTAACATTCAAAGCCAAACAAAGCCTCTACTATatatttctcaatttttttttttttttgtgctactcTTTCAATCGTCTCCGAAATGCACCTCCTATTTCTTGGTCTCTTCGATTTGCTCCACCTCGCTAGATTCATCCACCACTTTGCCGTTGATCATAGTCTGCGTCACCACCTTCACGATTTTCCTGGTGCGAACATCAGGTTCTTCTGTGCATGGGATTATAAAACAAATGCACACAAGTGAGTGAGGATGTAAaaattatttagttattttttggggggaggggggtaaaaatttgaaataatgagaataaagttgtaatcttGCAAGGATaatgctgtatttttatttattttttttacaaatgaattaaTTAGCACTGGATTAacagaaaaccccaaattatttcatccccccaaaaaacaaaaaacagtacaACTAAATTCTTGATAAATTAAtgactattatttttaattcacttAATTTATTGTCACAGTgtggtatttgtgtgtgtgtgagaccatAATGAGCATAATCCTCcataatacagtacagtgcagtCCAAATGTTACCGTTAAACAATAAGCGAAGTGtgcattacgtttgcgcatgcgtgaaaatcaagtttaaaaaaaaacttgctaccaAACAAAGCCGTCATATGAATGCCGGAGAATGGAATGCTGAAAGCATAACTGCACACCTCAAAGCTTTCAAGCaagtgacaaaacgacaggtgcacttggtgccatttttaactgtcctaatggagtttatcgggggggaaaaaacaccattgcaaagcttgagaagacggaagtgtacgcctgtaaacctccgttcactcttcccaatttccagacagaaaagaaagatccaaacggaCGTATAAGAGGctaaaatggattttatttaaacacatttattttgtcaataggAATGAAGGAATCATGACAaagcttgctagcggacgtACGTGTCACTAATggtcatttaagaacctgcttctagCCCCATTGACCATTGACCTCTTCAGTGAAGAAAGCTCCTACCAGTCTCTTGATCGCGTCCCGGTTTTGTGTCCTCTGTCCAACTCCCGATATAGTGCACACATTCAGTCAAATAATAAGCACTTAAATAGGCTTAACTCTCGTGGGTAATAGGGGTAATAACGACATGCTATTCATGTttgaaatagattaaataaaaaacctcAACTTTCCAACGGTTAAAATGGGCCAAATCAGCGCTTCCCCCGTTAGactccattagttttcaatgacaagttAGTAGAAGGCTACCAGCCGGACTACCCATAATGCACAGCGCTGCCGAGATGCGCACGTCGCTTATACAGTTAGTGTTGCCACTTTATTTTATAGGTGAATAATTTCAAGTACTTACTTTTTGGTGGAGGTGGAACTTCCTTGAGgctgaaacacaaacacaaacttacttgtaacaaaaaacaaacaaatactcaAGCGATAGCTAGACAAGCTAACTGTGCTAAAAGTTGCTATCGTcgccattttgacatttcaaaatCTCGCCAACGACATTTTGCATCCAGCAAATGTATGCCCgttaatgaatgtaaacatcATAGTTAAATGTCATTATCAACAAATACCAAGTCATGACTCATAACAGCTTAAATGTTACTGATTGATGTTAGCTAAAATGACAGCACACGCTAACCAAACTGTGAGCTAATTAGCCGCTATGCTACAAGCCTTTTTGTTTGACTTGAACTTGAAAAAGTACGTTGCGGTTTGGTGGGCCTATTATGCTGTTTCACAAGTGTAAAGAAAGTTCATTGAAAATCATTTCTTTTAAGTGGTTCACCTTTCCTCTCCCTCCAGCAGGCGCCTATAGGTGGCGATCTCCATCTCCAGGTTCTGTTTGATGCGCAGGAGCTGCTCGTAGTCGGTCTTGGTGCGCTGCATGTCCAGTCGGAGCTGCGAGAGGCCTTCTTCCAGGTGGTTCAGGGTCACCTGCAGGCGCTCCATCTCGGTGGCGTACTTGTGACTCGCTTCACCCAGGTTACCCTCCAGGGCCGCAGCCTGAGGGTAGAAACCATTAAAGAGGCTTCAACTCTGTCTGTGTTTGGTATGTGTAGAAGAACAGTAGAAATACACGGCAACATCACCATTTGAGAAGCATAAAACCATTTTGATAATCGTGACTAAACTGACTcctgttattcatttattccgCTGCAAAAGTTTCTCGCTGTCTGCCAGTCCTGCTCAAACCTCAAAAATGTAGTCACGCACGCTCTTTAGACGACTTCACGGGCCATTACCAACAAACCCTGTGAACAGACAAGACCTTGCCCTCCAAAGCAAACGCTGTCTGGCAAAACACACTCAGCCAAGTCATCATTGGGACCCGATTCTGACTCAACAGTCCGTTGCTGTCGCTGCTGAAACGTGTTTACTGTCAACACAAGCTTGCTAGTCGAACAAACAGAAGGTTTCTCGAGGCGCAAATATGATACAGTACAATGAAGTCAACTAAACCGGACATGCTTCAAGATAAACACCTTCCCGCTATGGGCTAAGACTGAAAACATATTTCCTGATACTGCTACGCTTACCGTACTTTTGACTAATTCTCAACAGACTACCAACTAAATACCTGCTCACTAATTTTTGCTACAAATATCTACTATTGAGTACACCTCCTATGGGCAACAATCTACAAATTGACTACCTATAGTTTCGGCTACCTGCCACAACTAACTGACAATTATGTAGTACTTactataccttttttttctccttgtacCTGTTACTGACTTACCACCAGATACCTACAGTATCTACTCTCTGTGGCTGGCTACTAAAAAACTACTATCACTTGCATATCTACTTTCTACAATTGACTGCCAATGactaggaagctagctaaccTACTTCCTACTACCGAATATCTTTGACCCTAACCCTAGAAATGGGTACCAACTTACTTTGTACTAGTACGTACGTACTACTGACTTGACTACTATGTACTTACTACTACCCTTGTTACCTTCTACTACTGGAAACCTATGATGAAATCCTATCTAGTTTTAGTACAGTGCTTATCAGACCCCTGTGAACTTTTTCCCCTTTTGACACATTTCAGGTGCCAAacataaagattaaaaaaaaattttttgggtgaAGAGTAGGACACAATTGTGTACTGGAActaattttttacaatatttaaaactACAAATAACTGAAAAGAAGAACATGCAGATTTATTCACCCCCTTTtttctcagtgcagccaactgactAAAGAAGTTCCCTGATGATTTCAAAGTTGATCtaaatagtgttaattttacgacatttttaaatttagtcacagttttagtccagttccAATAGTCAATCTCATATTtttagtcaacttttagtcgtctataaatctagcattttagtccaagaaaatatatttagttAATCTAGTTTACTTTAAGTCTACAAAAGCTGctaacattttagtctagttttaatccggacaatcattttacccgtttcattttttttttgttagcagataatgttgaacatttcggatctgaaactatttcacatacaattttcTCTCAGCAAACCTACAACAGTAGGATAAGTCAAATCAAAAATCCAACCCTGCGTCTACTAACTGAAAAATACGTCCAGCAAACACTTATGGCATGCTTTCTTCATACATGACTTTGGAGTGCAACCAATCACCTGCTTGTGCAAACTCTCCAGCTCCACTTCGAGGGTCTGAAGGAAGCGCTGCCTCTCGACCAGCTCGCTCTGTGCACCTCTCAGGGCCTCATTGCTCTCCTTCACGTCGTTCTGCACCGTTTCCAGCTGAAGCACGAGAGGGAAAATAATCAGGCACTTGCCATGCGCCTTTGTGGACAACTGGATACTATGTTAGTGTACCTTCTTGCGGTACCAGTTCTCAGCATTCTCCTTGTTTTTCTTGACGATGCCCTCATATTGGATCCGCAGTTCAGACAGGATGGCTCCTAGTTCAGGTCCCTGGGCCGAGTCCACCTCCACGTTGACATCATCCCGGGCTATACGAGACTTCATTTGCTCCAGTTCCTGCAGCAGGACAGATGTTGCTTTcctaattatatttaatttcctCACTGGGTCAATAAAGCATCTATTGTAAGTTACCATCATAACAGTATCATTCACACTATATTAGTTGTATTTTGTGCCAATATGAGTGTTGCACATATGGAAGAGATACCTGTTGAATGAGAATGTGAGAGCATCTACAGTACATTATTTATATGTTGTGCATCAATTGTTAATGAAGACGAGTTCATGTGACCAATGTTTGAACAAAGTAAAAGTAGGGGCCAATGCTTTATTCTATCattaattgaataataaaatacagaagATGCACATCTATGGtttgtcatttatttgaaaCTTCATGCAATCATTTGTATCTGTACGCTCGGACTACCATTACATGTAGATAAGGACAGTTTTGTCCTGTTAGTGCGTTTCCTCATACCTCACATGAGCTAAGTGGATAGAAGCGGCTGGCTTAGTGTAATAAGATCTAGCTGTTCTTTGTGTCTGCTGTAACTTAAGGACCCCCAAAAGACCACTTTCAGACAGCAAATTAGGTCAGTCAAATGCATACTGCCTTCTTGTTGTTTGAGAGGAAGCGAAAAATGACCGAAAACAAAacttctttaattaaaattgGGGTAATATTGGCTGAATGCATTctgtgcattatttttttttctaaaaataataataagaaaatgtaaacataaaaaaataaaacttttgtaGGGCATATAGTATTAGAATAATCACATTAACAAACCAaagaaatttatttaattaaatacaattccTTCATGTACTAATCTGAGTATTGAGGGAAGAGACTCAGtctattattctttttttttaattaaattgtattaaaatacaaatgtgtgatttcttttttttaacagttctctatttttttttattgactttctaattaaaaacttttaaagcactttaaatAAGCTTTAACCTTTTGCACAcattaaatacatgaaaattaAAGAATAATCAAtactaaaattaatatttttaatttacaacaatttaattaatttttttacaatatccaAATTTTGACTGTCCAATGAAAAAGGTACAGTATCTCCAAATTtggtgaatttaaaaaaaaaaaaaaaaacctttattattagtagtagtagtagtaataatgatgataataataataataataataattataataataaacattaaagATGACAATTTTCTTTTGTCGGAAGGGGatagaaatttaaataaaaacagtcaaTGTGGACAAACATATTGTTCACTGCACAGTGCCAATATGGTTCCAATAAAGATCTAAGAATGTTTTTGCACAAAGATAACCAAAGAGGAAATTAAAACGTCGAGCCCTAGGAGACATTCAAGGCGCACAGACTACCTCCTCATGGTTTTTCTTTAGGAAGTAAAGTTCCTCTTTCAGGCTGTCGAGGTCACCCCTGAGGGAGGCAATAATCTGCTCATGGTCGCTTTTGGCCTTCTTCAGGGCCACACAGTCTCGTTCCACCGACTGACTCATCACCAGTTCAGTCTCCCATCTAGTTAGACAGAGACGGCAGTTTTAATCACTTGTTCGTTGGTTAGTCAGTCAGCTGAAAACTTCCTTTCTGGTGTTATCATTAACTACTCACTTGATCCTAAAGTCATCGGCAGCCAGCCTGGCGTTATCAATCTCCAACATAAGACGAGCATTTTCCAAGGTCTTCTTCCTCACCTAATAAACAGTAACAGGTGGTGAATGTGTTTATGTATAAGGTGGCCTAATACACACAATTGAAAGCCGTACTCGTCATTGGTTCATCATAGAGCAGATTTAAATCAGGGCGTTTTATGAAGGTTACAATATTATTCCAAATAGAATAAAGTTTTgagtttgaattttaaatttgGCCACTTCGTTAGAACAGATTTTGGTCTAACAGAAGGCcaatattacattaaaaaaaatctccacttTTCCCGCCAAATACGTCATAAAACACAGGGAATGTATTGAAGTGTAACTACGTATTTGGGTTTAGTCAAAAAAGGTCGCACAATGATTAACTAGGTCTTGGACTTTCCAGTGAGTCTTTCTTGACTACCTCCTGCTCAAGCGCATGAGCCTGGGCCATCATGGAGTCAAGGTCATGGCCTTTGGGAATGCGCTCAATCATCACTTGCTTGATCTTCACTTCTAGGTCGGCGTTGGCGTGTTCCAGCGAGTGCACCTGCGAGGACAAAAAGAACTCGTACGATCAAAGCGCATCTGCGAAATCATATCCTCGTCTTCCGCTTGGCAACTGCCCAAAAGCCCCAACAGAAGTCTACCTTGTCCAGGTACTTGGCCAGTCGGTTGTTGAGACTCTGCATGGCCTCCTTCTCGTTGGCGCTGTTGCCGTGCAGCCCGTTCATTTGCAGGCTAGCCGGCCCGTTGAGGTCATGGCTGATGGACGCCGATCGAGTCAGCGTGCCGCCGGTAGAGAACGCAACGGATGCACGGGAGCGGCCGGTGTCCATCAGGGAGCGGCCGGTGTCCATCAGGGAGCGGCTGGAGAAAGACGGCTGACGACTTACGGAGTAACCCCGAAGTGACATGCTGGAGGCCATGATGAGGGGCTGTGGGGTATTTGTCCTTTTTGAATAcagtattatataatatatgaatttgaatgaaaatgagaaGAAAAGTTTGCAATCACACCATAGTTTCCAGATTAAGCTAACAATAAGCCTAgcttcttccatttcttcttctaccaCCATTCTCCTCACACAAGGCTGCCTCCCACAGACCAGTCTTGGTACTACCACAGACGTCATGTAGTGTGCTGCGTTGGTCATCTCAAGTAGAGAGCCACATATTCGCATGCCCTAAAATGCATCATATGAAGTCACGAACATTCTTCTGAAATGTCACATAAGGTCTGTCtttgtaaaaacataaatataaatatatgaatatgaatgaaaatgagaaGAAAAGTTTGCAATCACACCATAGTTTCCAGATTAAGCTAACAATAAACCTAgcttcttccatttcttcttctactaccaTTCTCCTCACACAAGGCTGCCTCCCACAGTACAGTCTTGGTACTACCACAGACGTCATGTAGTGTGCTGCGTTGGTCATCTCAAGTAGAGAGCCACATATTCGCATGCCCTAAGATCCATCATAAAAGGTCACGAACATTCTTCTGAAATGTCAGATAAGGTCTGTCTTTGTAAaagcataaatataaatatatgaatatgaatgaaaatgagaaGAAAAGTTTGCAATCACACCATAATTTCCATATTAAGGTAACAATAATCTTAgtttcttccatttcttcttctactaccaTTCACCTTGCACAAGGCTGCCTCCCACAGGACAGTCTTGGTACTACCACAGACGTCATGTAGTGTGCTGCGTTGGTCATCTCAAGTAGAGAGCCACATATTCGCATGCCCTAAGATGCATCATATAAAGTCACGAACATTCTTCTGAAATGTCAGATAAGGTCTGTCTTTGTAAaagcataaatataaatatatgaatatgaatgaaaatgagaaGAAAAGTTTGCAATCACACCATAGTTTCCAGATTAAGCTAACAATAAGCATAgcttcttccatttcttcttctaccaCCATTCTCCTCACACAAGGCTGCCTCCCACAGGACAGTCTTGGTACTACCACAGACGTCATGTAGTGTGCTGCGTTGGTCATCTCAAGTAGAGAGCCACATATTCGCATGCCTTAAGATGCATCATATAAAGTCACAAACATTCTTCTGAAATGTCAGATAAAGTCTGTCTTTGTCAAAACACTTAAGCAAATGTTTATTCCTGCCTAAGTACTCTTAAAGACCACTCAAGATGACAAAATGGCTCTCAAAATGAGTGAGAGTCCATCACGCAGCATCTGCATCCAGGCCACCAGTGACTTTGTGGTCAGTGCCTCTTCAGTGTGTCCATCTCACCATGCTTTCATTAAGTAACAAAACAAGTCAAACTAATCTAAATGTAAATGCTCTTATCAGAATGCACTCATAAAGTCAATTATTATGATAATAAGATCCATTTGTATTCAAGAAAAGGAAATCTCAACATGTATAAATGGGGGTAATAAGTAAGGGCATGAACATCCTGTCACGAAAttgtgccaaacaaatcatggAAGTGACTTGTGGGGCCCTCTGACGGCTGCATAAGCCCCAAGTTGAACAACATTTACATAGAAATTCCAAAAGTAGGCTGTGAATACTAAGAACATATTGAGGGGGCAGTTAAATTATTACAAGAAAACCCATAAGGCAATAGCTAAAAAGTTAAAAGAACCGAGTCATATTTCAATAAAA encodes:
- the LOC144063601 gene encoding keratin, type I cytoskeletal 18 isoform X1 — protein: MQRTTLGILPTFHLNKSVDRPRPLPAHLNISSPCSISSTEPLLPCLSLLTCCFQSILPLIMASSMSLRGYSVSRQPSFSSRSLMDTGRSLMDTGRSRASVAFSTGGTLTRSASISHDLNGPASLQMNGLHGNSANEKEAMQSLNNRLAKYLDKVHSLEHANADLEVKIKQVMIERIPKGHDLDSMMAQAHALEQEVRKKTLENARLMLEIDNARLAADDFRIKWETELVMSQSVERDCVALKKAKSDHEQIIASLRGDLDSLKEELYFLKKNHEEELEQMKSRIARDDVNVEVDSAQGPELGAILSELRIQYEGIVKKNKENAENWYRKKLETVQNDVKESNEALRGAQSELVERQRFLQTLEVELESLHKQAAALEGNLGEASHKYATEMERLQVTLNHLEEGLSQLRLDMQRTKTDYEQLLRIKQNLEMEIATYRRLLEGEESLKEVPPPPKKEPDVRTRKIVKVVTQTMINGKVVDESSEVEQIEETKK
- the LOC144063601 gene encoding keratin, type I cytoskeletal 18 isoform X3 — encoded protein: MASSMSLRGYSVSRQPSFSSRSLMDTGRSLMDTGRSRASVAFSTGGTLTRSASISHDLNGPASLQMNGLHGNSANEKEAMQSLNNRLAKYLDKVHSLEHANADLEVKIKQVMIERIPKGHDLDSMMAQAHALEQEVRKKTLENARLMLEIDNARLAADDFRIKWETELVMSQSVERDCVALKKAKSDHEQIIASLRGDLDSLKEELYFLKKNHEEELEQMKSRIARDDVNVEVDSAQGPELGAILSELRIQYEGIVKKNKENAENWYRKKLETVQNDVKESNEALRGAQSELVERQRFLQTLEVELESLHKQAAALEGNLGEASHKYATEMERLQVTLNHLEEGLSQLRLDMQRTKTDYEQLLRIKQNLEMEIATYRRLLEGEESLKEVPPPPKKEPDVRTRKIVKVVTQTMINGKVVDESSEVEQIEETKK
- the LOC144063601 gene encoding keratin, type I cytoskeletal 18 isoform X2, translating into MPLIMASSMSLRGYSVSRQPSFSSRSLMDTGRSLMDTGRSRASVAFSTGGTLTRSASISHDLNGPASLQMNGLHGNSANEKEAMQSLNNRLAKYLDKVHSLEHANADLEVKIKQVMIERIPKGHDLDSMMAQAHALEQEVRKKTLENARLMLEIDNARLAADDFRIKWETELVMSQSVERDCVALKKAKSDHEQIIASLRGDLDSLKEELYFLKKNHEEELEQMKSRIARDDVNVEVDSAQGPELGAILSELRIQYEGIVKKNKENAENWYRKKLETVQNDVKESNEALRGAQSELVERQRFLQTLEVELESLHKQAAALEGNLGEASHKYATEMERLQVTLNHLEEGLSQLRLDMQRTKTDYEQLLRIKQNLEMEIATYRRLLEGEESLKEVPPPPKKEPDVRTRKIVKVVTQTMINGKVVDESSEVEQIEETKK